One genomic segment of Bos javanicus breed banteng chromosome 23, ARS-OSU_banteng_1.0, whole genome shotgun sequence includes these proteins:
- the TCF19 gene encoding transcription factor 19, producing the protein MLPCFQLLRIGVGKGVDLHTFHPPSGAGCTYRLGCRADLCDVTLRPQHEPGFISGVHAELHAERQGDDWRVSLENHSSQGTLVNNVRLPRGHRLELSDGDLLTFGPEGPPGTSPSEFYLFQQVRVKPQDFAAITTPRSRGEEGTGIGFRPMLPSQGAPQRPLSTLSPAPKATLILNSIGSLSKLHSQPLTFSRSGGGPQSPPGPTPTGEVGTAPSAPPPRNRRKSAHRVLEELDDEREAPKSPSPVLPEPRKKLRVEKTPMTPSGNRRGRPRKHPMSNPRAPPAVGGGEPCAAPCCCLPQEETVAWVQCDGCDIWFHVACVGCSIQAAREADFRCPGCRAGIQT; encoded by the exons ATGCTGCCCTGCTTCCAGCTGCTGCGCATTGGGGTCGGCAAGGGTGTCGATCTCCACACCTTCCACCCACCCAGTGGAGCTGGCTGCACCTACCGCTTGGGCTGCAGGGCCGATCTCTGTGATGTGACCCTGCGGCCACAGCACGAGCCAGGCTTCATCTCTGGGGTCCACGCAGAGCTGCATGCGGAGCGCCAGGGTGATGACTGGAGGGTCAGCCTGGAGAACCACAGCAGCCAAG GGACTTTGGTCAATAATGTCCGACTCCCAAGGGGTCACAGGCTGGAGTTGAGTGATGGTGATCTTCTGACCTTTGGCCCTGAAGGGCCCCCAGGAACCAGCCCTTCAGAGTTCTACTTGTTTCAGCAAGTCCGAGTCAAACCTCAAGATTTTGCTGCCATTACCACCCCGCGGTCTAGGGGAGAAGAGGGAACCGGGATTGGTTTCCGGCCCATGCTGCCCTCCCAGGGGGCTCCACAGCGTCCCCTCAgcaccctctccccagcccccaaagCAACCCTGATCCTCAACTCCATTGGCAGCCTCAGCAAGCTCCACTCCCAGCCCCTCACCTTCTCACGGAGTGGGGGTGGGCCACAGAGTCCGCCTGGTCCCACTCCCACCGGGGAAGTGGGGACTGCCccttctgccccacccccaagAAACCGGAGGAAGTCAGCTCACCGCGTGTTGGAAGAACTGGATGATGAGAGAGAGGCTCCCAAGAGCCCCTCACCAGTCCTGCCGGAGCCTAGGAAGAAACTCCGTGTAGAAAAAACCCCAATGACACCCAGTGG AAATCGACGCGGGCGTCCTCGGAAGCACCCAATGAGCAACCCCAGGGCTCCCCCTGCAGTTGGGGGCGGGGAGCCCTGTGCAGCCCCTTGTTGCTGCCTACCCCAAGAAGAGacagtggcctgggttcagtgTGATGGCTGTGACATCTGGTTCCACGTGGCCTGTGTTGGTTGCAGCATTCAGGCTGCCAGGGAGGCCGACTTCCGGTGCCCAGGCTGTCGTGCAGGCATCCAGACCTAA